The Oculatellaceae cyanobacterium genome includes the window TATCAGAAAGCTGAAGCGATGGGTACTGTTCCCTAATTTCTTCGGCTGTACCGCCTTCAAGAAAAGCTGTAACGACTGTATCTAAGGTGACGCGAGTTTTATTGATGCGGACAACGCCATTTGCATCAGTTACAAGCGGAATTGGTTCAGCCGTTGGAACAAGTAACATTTTGAGATCAAGATAGTTTTAGTCTCTTTTTTCTATAATAAGCTGAAGTTATAAAAGCCACACATATCACTAATTAAAACTCGCACTCATCCTTTATTCAAAGCCGCCGCATGATGAGCAAAATGATCGCTCATAAATGATGCAATAAAGTAATAACTGTGATCGTAACCAGGCTGTTTACGCAAAGTCAGAGGATAATTCACCTCTGCACAAGCTTGAGCAAAAACATCAGGTTGTAATTGTTCGCTGAGAAATTGATCCGCGTCTCCTTGATCAATCAATATAGGTAATCGCTCTTGAGCAGATTTAACTAAATGAATCGGATCATAAGCTAACCAATCAGATTGATTTTCGCCTAAATAATTCCGAAATGCTTTTTGTCCCCAAGGAAC containing:
- a CDS encoding DUF433 domain-containing protein — its product is MLLVPTAEPIPLVTDANGVVRINKTRVTLDTVVTAFLEGGTAEEIREQYPSLQLSDIYSVLGYYLRHQAEVDDYLLKRQRHTTEVRQEAERRFNPVGVRDRLLARRNPQG